The Liolophura sinensis isolate JHLJ2023 chromosome 8, CUHK_Ljap_v2, whole genome shotgun sequence sequence TGATTCTCACGGAAAGTACAAAAGATGAGATAAAGTAGAAGAAGAAGCCATAGAGTCCAGTCAACCCCAGGATACCCGCCGTAGCTCCAGACAACCCACACATAGAGGTACGACAGTACTCTAACACAGCAGCATTCTGTCGTATAGCTGGCTCATTGTACCGGATAGTTTCTGGGAGAACAAAAAAGAGCACATAAAACTAAATCAATATTCATGTTCACAGAATGCATCATATGAAGTGTCAAGTAATGATACATCATTCACCTGTACTGAAGCTTCATTATGAGTTCTAGGAAACGCAAAGTTTATGGTGCTGTTTTGCCCATGTTCAATATTATGAAATCACAGATGATTTTACGACGTCAGTGTCATTGAAATgctgcttttcacaatgagcaGTTAATAATAAGTGGTAAGGTAAATGACAATCTATCAACATCCCATATTCTGCAGCTCAATTGTTGCAGATTGTAAAGGCCAACTTAGATCTGTAGCAAGGCTACCAGACAGCTGACACATAACCagaaaacttcagctcaatacataaagcacgtaaatatttaccttaacatggattctaatatacaaaaaaaatgagaaaatcatgaatttggtaatttacaggaataaatacatgtgcagggCTTCAACAATGGAACATGCCCCCGGTGTTATTGTGCTataaatgtatgcaaaacctgagctcattACATACAGTACTCAGTGAattaccacccctaacattggCCCGAAATTTTGTACTCAACAAACGTCCAGGGCGATTAGGAATGATAACTTTTTCAAGACCCATAActgtggtgaaggcaaaatGGTTGCTGCTGCTTTAGCGATGACTGTGAGGTTAACTTGGGTCTTGTATGTCCTTACCTAGCGGAATACATGTAAGATGTTACCTGTGATGgcaagctgagaggtaagaaCCAAAGTTGACTCCAGTTTTGGAACGCAGCCACTGTCTAGAAAGGACTTATTGGACATGGCATGCATCTGTGTATGGTTTGCCACTGATTGCCCCGGTGGCTACGATACTCCGCCAGgccagtataaagagaggagcTAAAGTAGACACCCAGGGCTACCTAAAGCCTTGCTTTTCACACCCACCGCACTGCCACCATAAATCCCCACTCGATTTAGAATAGACTTactatagccatgaaggcttccatgtTAAATGCTCCTTGGCGGCTGCCGCCAAGTTGAGCAGCTACGCGTATGTCCTACTTCATAGTGGTGTAGTGGGAAGGTGGCGGCATTCTCCGAGGTGTGTATCCCATATaccatggctataataaatctattctgtAGGTGACTGACGTATGTTGGTGGGGCCGTGGGTGCGGAAAACAGGTCTTTGGGTTGGTGTCTTtcatttatgttatgttttcatgTCCGATAACAAAGACTATaggcctggaccttcgttgaatatgaaattaacattgtaagtgTTGAGACTCCAACAGTGCTAGGCGAGTATAAGAAAACgagttggagtctttcaggGCTACCCTAACATTTACGACAACACTGATGCTATTGTGTGCACATGATTATcgttaattttgtaacttacAGCGATCAAATGgaagttgtaaagactagggtgaTATTTACGTGTAACTTTCTACATCATTACTTCATGCAtcaattcattcatgcttcCCTGAATGGGACTGGCCAAGTATGGAggagacccttttcagatgtagtccACGTGACAGAAGTATGTGACACACGCACATGCGCACTTAACCCTTTCCATGTTCACCTGTCTTAAAGACATCTAAAAACCACATTTTAGGACCGCAACTCGAGTGGTGTAGTAGTATAAACAACCAGCCACAGACCAGACAggctgtctgatggaagtttgaaTCTAGAATGTTTCACAGCTGACTATGGAAAGTCTTTCAAAAATTTATGAACCACGAATACTACATCgctgaaatcttttttttctctgtatgcaAACTGAACATCTCCCCATTCAATTTTACCCCTGAAAAATCAGTTAAAGCATTTCAccgtatgaaaaaaaaaatgacgtaaGAATGCATATGGAAATCAACACGTAAATATTACTGAAGTCTCTATACCTCCCGATTAAACCAACAGGACACCaactataaaaaatataaaaaataacagACGAGAAAAGATTAAAACTACATTCGTGGTACTAAGTGACGAAAATGAGGCACAGTTTAATGCTTATTCAGTTATTGTCAATTTAAAAACCAGAGCTGAGATCTCCTGTGTATGTTATTTCTCTAGCAATCAACATGCAAACAAGACTAAACAAACACAATGCCTGGAATACTTTCAAAAGCAATAACCTGCGATGTATTCCACCCTACTGGGTGAGAATTAATAGATAAATACCTCTCCTCGCTTTTCTATTTTTGAGTGCGATGGTAGTCGCCATTTTGGTAAGCTCTTCAGTGCGGAGCGGATAATCGTCCTAAGAAAGTTTCAAATTACATTCTCTTTTACATCAAAATAATCTGTATCAAAAATATCATGATGTCTCTTGCGGTATGGGTGTGAATCAATTTTGACAAACCATAAATGGTTTGTTACTTGTGTCACTTTTGTCTGACGTCTTGTCCATTTCCGGTGAATGAAATCATATGTCTGCACTGTGAATGACAGTTCGTACTCAGATCGGCGGTTGTGGGCTGCGTGACTCTCGGTTTGTATTTTCAATGTTTGCTCGCCCGACAGTCGTCAGAATGACAAAAGTGACACCAGCAATTACTTGCACCACACTGAGAAGTGTAAAATGGTTTGGAAATTGACCTTCGTGTTCCTGGAACTAGTAGAAGGGGCTAAAGTGAAAGGAGGAGCTCAGAAGTCTGACCCGCGGTTGACTGCGGGTAGACAGAAGTATAGTAGATTAGTTGTAACTTACTTGTTTATCGTTGTTTAGAGTTTAAAGTTCATAAAAGAGGATTTTACAGATTGACCAAGGCAATTTAATGCGGACAGTACTtagaaaaataatgcaaattttAAGGTACACTGTGCAGTCTAGTTTTTTGCAAGAAGTGGTGGTCAGTCCAAAGTCTGACTGGAATTTAGAGCAGATATTCTAATTGTGACGAGCCTAACAATTAATGACATGGTGCAATTCAAGTCAGAACTCTAGACTAGTCTAGAATGATTATGAGTTTCTATATGCAGGATGCGTGAGACATAAGGCATGGACACATGATATTGCAGTAGGTGAACGCAAAGCGTGAACAGAGAAGAGGTGAAGGAAAGACttgttaaaattttgcacaaaatggGCTTTCCAGGCCAAAAGCAAACCATGGACAAGAAGAAAAGGACTATAAGTACTTGAATGTAGATGAAACTAGAAGATAAAGTGGGTAATTTAGCATCGTTGTCTGAAATTAGTTTTAATGATTCTTCATGGAGGGACTTCAGCTTGCAGCATGCCATTAGACTTATAACAATACCTGCTGTAAATTCTAGTCAAAAAATTCGCACTAGGCACAGGGTTGCTTGTTTCATGTGGAAATGCATGTAGCTCAGTGAGGTGCTTATGCCACTTCTcttgtgggaaggcctgtcagcagcctactgatggtcatgggtttcccctgggctctgcccagtttcctcccatagTAGTACTgttcgctgtcgtataagtgaattattcttgagcacagcataaaGTAACCTATTGCAATGAGTAGGCTAAATTGTCAACCTCAGTGTTGATAATGAACTCAAAAGGATATTAACTTGTGACAGTGTACAGTGATCATTCGTAAGAAAAGTTTTATGATACAGTATTCTATTTGAAAGCAATTTTCATAATTCTCAACTGACACTTCGGGGTTACTCCATAATTTTCTTACAGATGAAGGTATTTCTCTTTAGCTTTATGtgtattttcctttcattttccTTCCTCAGATTACTCGGTGTAGTCTGATGTTGCTGTGTACCTACTGAAGCAATCATGGCTCAGACACGGTCAAGCCCTGAAGACAGTGGTTCAGAAGACTTGTACGGGATTGACCCCTGGCTACAGAGGGGAATGCCCAGGGGAAGTTGCCCATCCCTCTCCAGAAGTTGCACATCTCTGCCAAGGAACAACAGGTAAGTTCATTGTCAAGGGAAAACTCACTAGAAAGTCCTTTCACATTCAGTTGACGAATTGTATTTGCTGTGCTATTGTAAAGAGCACCTAAAAAAAGCATTTCTTGGCCACATacaccatgtacatgcacatttgtttGGGTGGGAGCTTACATGTATCATCTGGATGTCAATGGGcaagctttttttcttttttgagatTACTTGATTTGGGGGCCATTAATCTCTATAAGTGCAGCTAGTTTTTAAAGTCTTCTGCCTGCAACTTGGGTATCAGAATTCATCATGAACGTTTGTAAACCCGTTACATTCTGCCCAACACACTGGTAGATGCATTGCATGTGCAGTTATGTAAACATCAGCGTAGTTATAAGAAACatacagttgtctcccctagtCAACATATATGGCTGGCCTCAAATACAAATCATGATATCAACTTAAATCTAAGttatctgaaaaagaaaaaggaaaaagtGAAGAAATCAAATGTGCGTTTATGTAGATGTTTGTTGCGTGGTAACATCTTATAAATAACATACCTATGAATTTACTTGCACATGTAGTTTCTTATAACCTAAGGCATCTGTGTTCATTATATGGTGTGAGCACATGGAGAAAACTTTTTCACTGTACTCAAATTATTACTAATTATTTGAATGtagatgttgttttttgtaaCAGGGAAAGGTAAAAGCATGAATGGTGAAGAGGTGAAGAAAAGACTTTGTTGTTAAAAATGTTGTTCAAAATGGTCTTGCCTGGCAAAAAGTAAACTGTGGATGAGGAGAAGGGACTATAAGAGCATGAATGTGGTTGTCTCTAGAAGATAAAGTGGATAATTTAGCATAAGCATTACTGCTTGAAAAGTCTTAATGATTCTTAATGGAGCGACCTCTGACAAGAATGGCTGCATGTAGTTGAACTTATCACAATACCTATTACAATATGACTGTAGTCAGAAAATTTGGACTAGGTAGACGGTTGCTTGTTGCATGTGGAAATGCATGGTGCTCGACTGGTCAATATTTCtgggtaaaataaaatacaaatcatgATATTAACTTGCATGTAAATTAcctgaaaaaaagagaaaggagaaagtgaagaaaacaaatctgCTTGTAGCTTACTCATACCGTATCTAGGAAGTAGATTTTAATTGctttttgtttacatacataaatcTCAAATGCCCCTATCATCATTTGTCATCATAGATGTAGAAAAATTATAGTAAAAAATGATGAAGTGATATCTGTGGAGCTAGTTTTAGGCTGAGATATGGAAACTTCATTCTGCACGAATACTGTGCAATGTAATACTTATTAGaaatatctgtatatttcaTTTGGTTGAATAAATCTTGTGCAGTAGATCGAAGAATGAAGCACCAGGACAACGTGTACAAAATCAGTATGCACCGAGTCCATATCATGTAGCATTGGTGTTTGAGATCTTGAAGCAAGGAAGTTTAGGCTATTGATATAATAGCCGTTTTTTCTTAACGACAGAAATTTCAAGGGGGGTAACTCTTCCTAgcagtatatgtgcatgttcctgctgaaaacatgacaaagaataaatgattgaatatattttgttttgctaCTTGTAATTTTCTTGCCTTGCTGGCCACTGCTGACGTGTAACACCTGTAACCATGAGAAAGGTGATGTGTTCCACAGAAATTTGTTCTTACCATTCGTGGTTGCAAACTGttattaaagctgttatccaacagtgTAGCCAGGGTCCACAGTACTAGTCTTTTACCATTTCTTGTAACCCGATGTTTATAAAGTTGCTGATAATGTGAAGGAAGCAAAAACAAATTGGCAGGAATTAATTGGATTTGTACCACAGGCAGCTAGATACAGTGCCCATTGGGGCTTGTGTGACAaccagtgaaaagaaaataaactttgGTCGGAGATAGCAGTGcttgactacatgtatagctgtcCAGGACAGCAATTCTAGGAAGGGCTCTAATGCCTCTGCATAAATTGTATGCTGAATAGTAgaaataaaaacgaaaaaatgaaaaagaatgtactggatttgcaCCCTTGAGTGCCAAGCATCATATACAGGGGGCCTAGTACTGAAGATTAGCATTGAGATCAGGCAGCTTTGATATTCTGCTGATAGCAGAGAATAAGacagaaacaatacattgttTCAAAATTGGTACATGGGAATAAAATACAGCAGGAAAACACTGTTGCAAATCTGATGCCTCTTCCTATGGTAAACTGAACGTTTATGCAGTCTTGCATAAAGCTCGCATGTTAAATTTTGGGGAAAAATCAAGTCAATTCTAGAAAGTTTTTCAGCAAATGCATGACAACCAAAATTCAAacgagaaattttttttttgaaattcatAATCCTGAGGTCAAAGTattctcagaaatgtttttgtttgatgcAGGTGTGTAGTTTTTAGAGTTGACACACTTTTGATCTAATTTCATTGGCCAGTTACAGCCTATTTTGTGTACCAAACTCAATGAGTTTTGGAATCTGTGTAGGGCAATCCACTTAGGAACTACTAACAAAAATTTCTTGCCAATGGTTTCAGCCAATCTGGGGAAAAAGAGCTTTCAAGCTTATTGAtaaatggctgctaaatcacGTGCCTGGCCAGACAGAGCAGAATGTCGGGAATTACTTTTTCTGTTCGTTTTTTACAACTCCAAAGTTTTTTCTACCTTGACCAGTTTTGTACATACTGCAATTTTATGAGctgactaagaataataataatccgaatgatttcaagaggtgtTCCGCTAGAATAGTGCGGACCCCAGATTATGTATAGAAAGAGTAAACAAGTATATGTCATACTGGAATTCATTGGATGTCATTGCGTACATTACGACCTATTAGTCTCCAATCGAACATGATATCTCAAGTAGGATTTAGCACCAACTCAGTGTCACACTGGAATTCCATGAGAAGCGTTCACCGATTACGTCATGCCATGGCGTCTGACTGATCAGTCTCTGATCTGAAATGATATCTCATCACAAGCAAGGTTTATTAAATTattagattgatgttttacgctgaccagcattatggtgggttgataCGGCAGAGCCTgggcaaacccatgaccaggcactggttgctggcagaccttctcacatacagccagggaggaagccagcatgagtgaccgcattagtgagagcctcctgggccattgcgccgtgctggcacactaaccacaagTAAGATTTAGTATTGGGTATTGGTTCTTGTTACAAAGTTAAATTAGGCTTTGcctgaaataaaaaagatacACTATGAGTCTCATGTATATCATTTTTTACTGCTGTAGAAATTTCAAGCGTTTAATTGtcagttgtttattttttaaatgccaCATACTTATTGCATTCTGAGAGAGTTATTTGTAAACTAAAGGAGAATAGTCAATTCTCTCATAATGCAAAAAAAGTCAGTGTTGACTAAGAAAGAAACAGAATTTTTAAGGTTTTCCATTGTAGTACACATGATAATATCCATGATGTTTTAGTATAGTTTTTCACAGTGTTATTATtacatgattattattatacttgtacatatttcatactttattgcttgtttattgtcaccttcacATCCTTCCTCTTACATCTTGTGTCGGactcatttctgtttttttttttttttgccagaaatTGACACAAAATGGGACATTtaagtatttaaaatatttggaCAGTATTGAAACAGGGAATCAAAGATCTCCCATGTTTCAGTGTTCGTCCACTATAGATTAGCTACCACTTGGCTCAAAACTGATgagacaaaagtacattttttaaatgatagaaaatactgtatgtacatgtaaaggaaaTTTTGATGGAAGCAAAGTTTACTTTGGAAGACCCAAAGATCTTGTACAATTTTCTGACTGTAAGGTGTTACAACTCGGTCAATAGTGACCTGTgataatgaagtacatgtagctgcatatacatttacaggtatCACAAGTGCATGCTATATCGAAGCCACTTCTTATCTTGgtaatgatgtcattttaaatattaataatatttctacAATGCATTGATTCTCTATTGGAAGAGTTTTATCATACATAGAATGTCTTCCATCAACATGTCTTCGTTTGCTTTATAAATAGCCAAGGTTTAACCTCATGAATGACAAGATACCCTGTTTCTTTCTTCGGTTGTTAATAGTTTTGATAggacaaaagaaagaaaaagtgtGCAGAGAACGTGGATTGTAGGCGCTTCAGCTAATGAGACAGCAGACAAGCCAAGTCATTAGAGAACTGTACAGTGTACTGAAGATGTCAGGACCAACTGTCAACACACATCTTCTCAGTCAGTGTAACTTTGAGCacttttccaaaacaaaactCTCACATTTCCTGCTCTTCAGTGATTTAAGAAAGAAACTGTCATCCTTTTGTTTTATGTTCTttgcttcttgtttttttttttggtgcatgtgtttttttgatgtctcttttttatatgtaggtacatgtaactctgtaGTTTGATGGTTCAGACAATTTGAAGAATTCACAGTATCCGTAGAATGCAGACAGATCCTTTTCACCTGTGTCTGCCTATCTTCTATGCAGTGTCAGATTTAATGGTTACACTATTCAGAAACTGTGCTAAAGGTTTGAAGCAGAAATGAAGAACAGGGATGAGTTTCATGATattcttcaataaataaaactttaattttgGGGGAAATTCTAGAAAATTTACTAAATTGAGCAAAcaatttgacaattttttgatttataacaGCTCTCAGCTTTCACCTCTGTTACACTGTACAGTTTTTCCCAGTTAagaaaattttctgtattgtttaaaGAACTGAAAAGGTGCTGCCCAGAATCACAACAGAATATGGCGGTTACCATGGTGACCAGATCATAGGCCTCACTTTCAGTAGTTAAGGGTGAAGTAAATGGTAAATTGGTAGTTCTGGTACATGAAGGTCAAATTTTTCACATTACCTTGTATGTAGAGTAAAGCAGTCTTCTTGTGGTGGTATGACATTGTGCCATGCAAATGTTTGGTGAGGTATTAGTGTGAggtaacaaattttcattgctacataaaaaaagaagaaaaacttgTTTTGTCATATAATTGTGGTAAATGCAGATGGTTGTCACTAGTACCTGTAGGTActgtttaagaaaaaaaaaaacataacttcaACTCTCTAGGCTATCTATTTCTTTTTGGGGAGGGGGTTGGGGGCTAGCCAGCAGaagcctgatacatgtacatacacatatacttcTATATGTACGCcaaggctaaatgtacaaattcctgcACTACAGTCGAAG is a genomic window containing:
- the LOC135473472 gene encoding ER membrane protein complex subunit 6-like, with protein sequence MEAFMAIFYVLFFVLPETIRYNEPAIRQNAAVLEYCRTSMCGLSGATAGILGLTGLYGFFFYFISSFVLSLMLLLKTGSQWNRYFSSRRMLFLNGLMGGLFTYILFWTFLYGMVHVY